One window of the Pieris brassicae chromosome 4, ilPieBrab1.1, whole genome shotgun sequence genome contains the following:
- the LOC123708068 gene encoding probable cytosolic Fe-S cluster assembly factor GL21135 — protein MSSRFSGALQLTDLDDFITPSQECIKPVKIEKSKSKTGAKIKIGEDGYFDLSSGREQKLQKVEITLADCLACSGCITSAESVLVTKQSQEELLRVLSERKYTDSKGVTRDVSLVVVSISPQPLLSLALRYKLTAQEATRKVSGYFKKLGADLVLDMTLAEDFSLLEAQQEFLERYRNQQNDPSGKFLPMLASSCPGWVCYAEKTHGSFILPYISSTKSPQQIQGSLVKQHLAGRRELQPSALYHVTLMPCYDKKLEASREDFYSEIYNCQDVDCVITAIELEQMLSGEDKSLADIMDGELDWPWDESDVKGVKGHIGSGSGGYSDAVFLHAADQLFGATDPPMEYKNLRNPDFREASLEKDSQEVLKFAIANGFRNIQNLVQKLKRGKSPYHYVEVMACPSGCLNGGAQNRPYQGESTRELVGQLYTMYRELPQNEDENPTVSRLYNEWLSGKHSDKARAMLHTQYHALEKSDVALNIKW, from the exons ATGTCTTCTAGATTCAGTGGGGCACTACAATTGACGGACTTAGACGATTTTATAACTCCATCACAG GAATGTATAAAACCGGTAAAGATCGAAAAATCTAAGAGTAAAACTGGtgccaaaattaaaattggtgaAGATGGATACTTTGATCTATCAAGCGGAAGAGAGCAGAAGTTGCAAAAAGTTGAAATTACACTGGCTGACTGCTTGGCATGCAGTGGCTGTATAACATCAGCTGAAAGTGTACTAGTCACAAAACAAAGTCAAGAAGAATTATTGAG AGTATTATCAGAACGAAAGTACACAGACTCAAAGGGAGTAACAAGGGATGTTAGTTTAGTTGTTGTGTCAATATCACCGCAGCCACTGTTGTCTCTTGCTTTGAGATATAAACTGACTGCACAGGAAGCAACTAGAAAAGTGTCAG gATATTTCAAGAAGCTTGGTGCTGATTTAGTCTTGGATATGACATTAGCAGAAGACTTCTCATTATTAGAAGCACAACAAGAGTTTCTCGAAAGGTATAGAAATCAACAGAATGATCCATCTGGGAAATTTCTGCCTATGCTCGCAAGCTCTTGTCCag gTTGGGTGTGTTATGCAGAGAAAACACATGGTAGCTTCATCCTGCCATACATATCCAGTACTAAGTCCCCACAGCAGATTCAGGGTTCTCTCGTAAAGCAGCACCTTGCAGGAAGACGGGAATTGCAGCCATCAGCCCTTTACCATGTGACCCTTATGCCCTGTTATGATAAGAAGCTGGAAGCGTCTCGTGAAGACTTCTATAGTGAAATATACAACTGTCAGGATGTCGACTGTGTTATTACTGCGA TTGAATTAGAACAAATGCTGTCCGGCGAAGACAAATCACTAGCCGACATAATGGATGGAGAACTCGACTGGCCATGGGACGAAAGTGACGTCAAAGGGGTCAAGGGACATATAGGTTCTGGTTCTGGGGGCTATAGTGATGCCGTGTTCTTACATGCGGCCGATCAGCTTTTTGGTGCCACCGACCCACCAATGgagtataaaaatttaag GAACCCGGACTTCCGAGAAGCATCATTAGAAAAGGACAGTCAAGAAGTGTTAAAGTTTGCGATCGCAAACGGCTTCCGAAACATTCAGAACCTGGTGCAGAAGCTGAAGCGAGGAAAGTCACCTTATCACTATGTTGAAGTTATGGCTTGTCCATCgg GTTGTCTGAATGGCGGTGCCCAAAACCGTCCTTATCAAGGCGAAAGTACGCGGGAATTGGTTGGGCAATTGTACACAATGTACCGCGAATTACCTCAAAATGAGGACGAGAATCCAACGGTTTCTCGATTGTATAACGAATGGCTGTCAGGAAAACATTCGGATAAAGCCCGCGCCATGTTACATACGCAATACCACGCTTTGGAAAAAAGCGACGtagctttaaatattaagtggTAA
- the LOC123708228 gene encoding dynein axonemal light chain 4, which yields MAEEGAAAGGAVGEKVIHTYPLIRHCDMSEEMRIEAMELSVTACEKFSQNNEMAARMVKETMDKKFGPAFHVVVGESYGFEITYECTTICYMYFGGNQAVCIWKCS from the exons ATGGCTGAAGAAGGGGCCGCAGCTGGTGGAGCTGTTGGGGAAAAAGTTATCCATACATACCCGTTGATAAGG CATTGTGACATGTCAGAAGAGATGCGTATAGAGGCGATGGAGCTGTCAGTGACTGCGTGTGAAAAGTTCtctcaaaacaatgaaatggCTGCAAGAATggttaaggagacaatggacAAAAAATTTGGTCCTGCCTTCCATGTGGTCGTTGGTGAGAGCTACGGCTTCGAGATCACGTATGAGTGTACAactatatgttatatgtactTTGGTGGGAACCAGGCAGTGTGTATTTGGAAGTGTTCGTGA